A DNA window from Acidobacteriota bacterium contains the following coding sequences:
- a CDS encoding M14 family metallopeptidase: MSRRLVFSVLALCSLCPLWLTSAAAQEPALWPGAKYDPAIPTIKQVLGHDHGEVITPPEGVAQYLQALQKAAPTRSRLIEYARSWEGRPLWLMVIGSADRIAKLEQVKADLQRFADPRGVAPAESDRLARELPVVVWLVHGVHGNEISSSDAALAEAYHLLASQGDAGVDAVTRDALVLIDPMQNPDGRARFVAQNLLGRAATPDAAPYSAEHDEPWPGGRSNHYLFDMNRDWFAQSQPETRGRIKIGLEYVPQVTVDLHEMGGDNSYYFAPPADPLNPHITKSQIAAWELLGRANGARFDERGWAYYIREVYDAFYPGYGDSWPTFQGSIGMTYEQASARGLAFARSDGDTLTYRDGVMHHFNAAITTAITAARNRERLMRDYLEYRRSAVAEGEKGPVREYLIVPGHDPSRAELLARNLATQGIEVRRAEEPIKLASRTLPAGTFIVSNAQPTARMARNLLDPKTDMPAEFVRKQEERRKMRLNDQIYDITAWNLPMLFDVELVTSPTAVAVKTTAMPSQYDAPMPARTLAAAKVGYLMPWGSGAAAVAADALKQGLKIRSVGGAFTHNGRRYPIGTAFFRNIENPADLNAKLTALARRHSVDLVPIDSSWVDEGTSLGSNDVQALKAPKVLLVWDTPTSTLSAGWTRYTLERRFGQDVTAVRTSSLGRANFNDYDVIVMPSGNFAGTINEAVLNRVKDWLRSGGTLVTMAEATRWATGANVGLLETTGLLKDGRPDIPPPSGAGASGASGASGAAPKPGEAFDYDKAIQPDRERPASQPGAILRVTLDTNHWLTAGSDAETQVMIEGNRVFAPLKLNSGRNVGIYATKDQLIASGLIWPEAQDILVQKAFLMHQPFGQGHVIGFAEDPNYRAFTESTMLLFMNAVLLGPGY, translated from the coding sequence ATGAGCAGGCGTCTTGTCTTTAGTGTTCTGGCTCTGTGTTCTCTGTGTCCTCTGTGGCTGACATCCGCGGCAGCGCAGGAACCGGCTCTGTGGCCTGGCGCGAAGTACGACCCGGCCATCCCGACCATCAAGCAGGTGCTGGGGCACGACCACGGCGAGGTAATCACGCCGCCGGAAGGCGTTGCCCAGTATCTGCAGGCGCTGCAGAAGGCCGCGCCCACCCGCTCGCGGCTGATCGAGTACGCGCGCAGTTGGGAAGGGCGTCCGTTGTGGCTGATGGTGATCGGCAGCGCCGATCGCATTGCGAAGCTCGAACAGGTGAAGGCCGACCTGCAGCGCTTTGCCGATCCGCGCGGCGTGGCGCCGGCCGAATCCGACCGACTGGCCCGCGAGCTTCCGGTCGTGGTGTGGCTGGTGCACGGCGTGCACGGCAACGAAATCTCTTCGTCCGACGCGGCGCTGGCCGAGGCGTATCACCTGCTGGCGTCCCAGGGCGACGCCGGCGTGGACGCGGTCACGCGCGATGCGCTGGTGCTGATCGACCCGATGCAGAATCCGGATGGCCGCGCCCGGTTCGTGGCCCAGAACCTGCTGGGACGCGCCGCCACGCCCGATGCCGCGCCATACAGTGCCGAGCATGACGAGCCGTGGCCCGGCGGGCGCAGCAACCACTACCTGTTCGACATGAACCGCGACTGGTTCGCCCAGTCGCAGCCCGAGACGCGCGGCCGCATCAAGATCGGGCTGGAGTACGTGCCGCAGGTCACCGTGGACCTGCACGAGATGGGCGGCGACAACAGCTACTACTTCGCGCCGCCGGCCGACCCGCTGAATCCGCACATTACCAAGAGCCAGATCGCGGCGTGGGAACTGCTCGGTCGCGCCAACGGCGCCCGCTTCGACGAGCGCGGCTGGGCGTACTACATCCGCGAGGTCTACGACGCGTTCTATCCGGGCTACGGCGATTCGTGGCCGACCTTCCAGGGCTCGATCGGCATGACCTACGAACAAGCGTCGGCCCGCGGCCTGGCCTTTGCCCGGAGCGACGGCGACACGCTGACTTACCGCGACGGCGTGATGCATCACTTCAACGCCGCCATCACTACCGCGATCACCGCGGCCCGCAACCGCGAGCGCCTGATGCGCGATTACCTCGAGTACCGGCGCAGCGCCGTGGCCGAGGGCGAGAAGGGGCCGGTACGCGAGTACCTGATCGTGCCGGGACACGATCCGTCGCGTGCCGAGCTGCTGGCCCGTAACCTGGCGACGCAGGGCATTGAAGTCCGCCGCGCCGAGGAACCGATCAAGCTGGCCTCGCGCACGTTGCCCGCCGGCACCTTCATCGTCTCCAACGCGCAGCCGACCGCGCGCATGGCGCGCAACCTGCTGGATCCAAAAACCGACATGCCGGCCGAGTTCGTCCGCAAGCAGGAAGAGCGCCGCAAGATGCGCCTGAACGACCAGATCTACGACATCACCGCGTGGAACCTGCCGATGCTGTTCGACGTTGAGCTGGTCACCAGCCCCACCGCGGTGGCCGTCAAGACGACGGCCATGCCCTCGCAGTACGACGCGCCCATGCCGGCGCGGACGCTGGCTGCGGCCAAGGTCGGCTACCTGATGCCGTGGGGATCGGGCGCGGCGGCGGTCGCGGCTGACGCCTTGAAACAGGGCCTCAAGATCCGGAGCGTCGGCGGCGCGTTCACGCACAACGGCCGGCGCTACCCGATTGGCACCGCCTTCTTCCGCAACATCGAGAATCCGGCTGACCTCAACGCGAAGCTCACGGCGCTGGCGCGGCGTCACAGCGTCGACCTGGTGCCGATCGATTCATCGTGGGTGGACGAAGGAACCTCGCTCGGCAGCAACGACGTGCAGGCGCTGAAGGCGCCGAAAGTGCTGCTGGTCTGGGACACGCCCACGAGCACGCTGTCGGCCGGGTGGACGCGGTACACGCTCGAGCGGCGCTTCGGCCAGGACGTGACCGCCGTGCGGACCAGCTCGCTCGGCCGTGCCAACTTCAACGACTACGACGTCATCGTGATGCCGTCGGGCAACTTTGCCGGCACCATCAACGAGGCCGTGCTGAACCGCGTGAAGGACTGGCTGCGCAGTGGCGGCACGCTGGTCACCATGGCCGAAGCCACCAGGTGGGCGACGGGCGCCAACGTCGGCCTGCTGGAGACGACGGGGCTGCTGAAAGACGGGCGGCCCGACATCCCGCCGCCCAGTGGCGCGGGTGCCTCAGGTGCCTCGGGTGCCTCAGGTGCTGCGCCCAAGCCGGGCGAGGCGTTCGATTACGACAAGGCGATCCAGCCCGATCGTGAGCGGCCGGCGTCGCAGCCCGGTGCCATCCTGCGCGTGACGCTCGACACCAATCACTGGCTGACGGCCGGCAGCGATGCCGAGACGCAGGTGATGATCGAAGGCAACCGGGTGTTCGCGCCGCTCAAGTTGAACAGCGGCCGCAACGTCGGCATCTACGCGACCAAGGACCAGCTGATCGCCTCGGGCCTGATCTGGCCCGAAGCCCAGGACATCCTCGTGCAGAAGGCGTTCCTCATGCACCAGCCCTTCGGACAAGGCCACGTGATCGGCTTTGCCGAGGATCCGAACTATCGTGCGTTCACGGAATCCACGATGTTGTTGTTTATGAACGCGGTGTTGTTGGGGCCGGGATATTAG